From Diceros bicornis minor isolate mBicDic1 chromosome 8, mDicBic1.mat.cur, whole genome shotgun sequence, a single genomic window includes:
- the UBE2D3 gene encoding ubiquitin-conjugating enzyme E2 D3 isoform X2, producing the protein MFHWQATIMGPNDSPYQGGVFFLTIHFPTDYPFKPPKVAFTTRIYHPNINSNGSICLDILRSQWSPALTISKVLLSICSLLCDPNPDDPLVPEIARIYKTDRDKYNRISREWTQKYAM; encoded by the exons AATGACAGCCCATACCAAGGCGGTGTCTTCTTTTTGACAATTCATTTTCCTACAGACTACCCCTTCAAACCACCTAAG gttgCATTTACAACAAGAATTTATCATCCAAATATTAACAGTAATGGCAGCATTTGTCTCGATATTCTAAGATCACAGTGGTCTCCTGCTTTAACTATTTCTAAAG ttcttttatccatttgttcACTGCTATGTGATCCAAACCCAGATGACCCCCTAGTGCCAGAGATTGCACGGATCTATAAAACAGACAGAGATAA GTACAACAGAATATCTCGGGAATGGACTCAGAAGTATGCCATGTGA